A genomic region of Oenanthe melanoleuca isolate GR-GAL-2019-014 chromosome 25, OMel1.0, whole genome shotgun sequence contains the following coding sequences:
- the SLC8A2 gene encoding sodium/calcium exchanger 2: protein MAALAPALAAWLLLSPGGCGAAPDGPNGTCRGSARCQPGVLLPVWQPDEPAAGDKAARAIVYFVAMMYLFLGVSIIADRFMASIEVITSREKEITVTKANGETSVGTVRIWNETVSNLTLMALGSSAPEILLSLIEVCGHRFQAGELGPGTIVGSAAFNMFVVIAVCVYAIPAGESRRIKHLRVFFVTASWSIFAYIWLYLILAVITPGVVQVWEAFLTLLFFPACVVFAWAADKRLLFYKYVYKRYRADPRSGIIIGAEAERPPKDLEADGGFPAPPEAEPGAAPPSPTPEEKELDESRREVIQILKDLKQKHPEKELEQLLDAANYMALVHQQKSRAFYRIQATRLMTGAGNVLKKHAAEAARRSPALPGDEDEEEEEDEACSRIFFEPCLYHCLENCGSVTLAVACQQGLGANQTFYVDFRTEDGSAKAGSDYEYSEGTLIFKPGETRKELAIGIIDDDIFEEDEHFFVRLLNLRVGDAEGMFEADCEDHPKGKLVAPLVATVTILDDDHAGIFGFRERSVRVSECQGHVEVTVVRSSGARGTVMVPFRTVEGSARGGGVDYEDASGELEFRNDETAKTLQVKIVDDEEYEKKENFFIELGTPRWLKRGISALLLAQGDADRQLSAEEEEARRIADMGKPVLGDNRRLEVVIEESYDFKNTVDKLMKKTNLATVIGTHSWREQFLEAITVSAGDEDEDDEGREERLPSCFDYVMHFLTVFWKVLFACVPPTALLGGWAAFGVSILLLALLTALIGDLAAHFGCTLGLKDSVNAVVFVALGTSIPDTFASRVAALQDPCADASIGNVTGSNAVNVFLGLGLAWSVAAVYWAAQGRPFRVPPGTLAFPVTLFTVLALLAIAVLLWRRRAPIGGELGGPKAAKALTAALFLALWLLYVVCASLEAYCHIQGF, encoded by the exons ATGGCGGCGCTGGCCCCGGCGCTGGcggcctggctgctgctgagccccgGCGGCTGCGGCGCGGCGCCCGACGGCCCCAACGGGACGTGCCGGGGCTCGGCGCGCTGCCAGCCCGGCGTGCTGCTGCCCGTGTGGCAGCCGGACGAGCCGGCGGCCGGCGACAAGGCGGCGCGGGCCATCGTCTACTTCGTGGCCATGATGTACCTGTTCCTGGGCGTGTCCATCATCGCCGACCGCTTCATGGCGTCCATCGAGGTCATCACGTCGCGCGAGAAGGAGATCACCGTCACCAAGGCCAACGGCGAGACCAGCGTGGGCACGGTGCGCATCTGGAACGAGACCGTCTCCAACCTGACGCTGATGGCGCTGGGCTCGTCGGCGCCCGAGATCCTGCTGTCGCTGATCGAGGTGTGCGGCCACCGCTTCCAGGCCGGCGAGCTCGGCCCCGGCACCATCGTGGGCAGCGCCGCCTTCAACATGTTCGTGGTGATCGCCGTGTGCGTCTACGCCATCCCGGCGGGCGAGAGCCGGCGCATCAAGCACCTGCGCGTCTTCTTCGTCACGGCCTCCTGGAGCATCTTCGCCTACATCTGGCTCTACCTGATCCTGGCGGTGATCACGCCGGGCGTGGTGCAGGTGTGGGAGGCGTTCCTCACGCTGCTCTTCTTCCCGGCCTGCGTGGTGTTCGCCTGGGCGGCCGACAAGCGGCTGCTCTTCTACAAGTACGTCTACAAGCGCTACCGCGCCGACCCGCGCAGCGGCATCATCATCGGCGCCGAGGCCGAGCGGCCCCCCAAGGACCTGGAGGCCGACGGGGGGTTCCCGGCGCCGCCCGAGGCCGAGCCCGGCGCCGCGCCGCCCTCGCCGACGCCcgaggagaaggagctggacGAGAGCCGGCGCGAGGTGATCCAGATCCTCAAGGACCTGAAGCAGAAGCACCcggagaaggagctggagcagctgctggacgCCGCCAACTACATGGCGCTGGTGCACCAGCAGAAGAGCCGCGCCTTCTACCGCATCCAGGCCACGCGGCTCATGACCGGCGCCGGCAACGTGCTCAAGAAGCACGCGGCCGAGGCGGCGCGGCGCtcgccggcgctgcccggcgacgaggacgaggaggaggaggaggacgaggcGTGCAGCCGCATCTTCTTCGAGCCGTGCCTGTACCACTGCCTGGAGAACTGCGGCTCGGTGACGCTGGCCGTGGCGtgccagcagggcctgggcGCCAACCAGACGTTCTACGTGGATTTCCGCACCGAGGACGGCTCGGCCAAGGCGGGCTCGGACTACGAGTACAGCGAGGGCACGCTCATCTTCAAGCCGGGCGAGACGCGCAAGGAGCTCGCCATCGGCATCATCGACGACGACATCTTCGAGGAGGACGAGCACTTCTTCGTGCGGCTGCTGAACCTGCGCGTGGGCGACGCCGAGGGCATGTTCGAGGCCGACTGCGAGGACCACCCCAAGGGCAAGCTGGTGGCGCCGCTGGTGGCCACGGTGACCATCCTGGACGACGACCACGCCGGCATCTTCGGGTTCCGGGAGCGCTCGGTGCGCGTCAGCGAGTGCCAGGGCCACGTGGAGGTGACGGTGGTGCGCAGCTCCGGCGCGCGCGGCACCGTCATGGTGCCCTTCCGCACCGTGGAGGGATCGGCCCGCGGCGGCGGCGTCGACTACGAGGACGCCAGCGGGGAGCTGGAGTTCCGCAACGACGAGACGGC GAAGACGCTGCAGGTGAAGATCGTGGACGATGAGGAGTACGAGAAGAAGGAGAATTTCTTCATCGAGCTGGGGACGCCGCGCTGGCTCAAGCGCGGCATCTCGG ctctgctgctcgCCCAAG ggGACGCTGACCGCCAGCTCTCggccgaggaggaggaggcgcgCCGCATCGCCGACATGGGCAAACCCGTGCTGGGCGACAACCGGCGCCTCGAGGTGGTCATCGAGGAGAGCTACGACTTCAAG aACACCGTGGACAAGCTGATGAAGAAAACCAACCTGGCCACCGTCATCGGCACGCACTCGTGGCGGGAGCAGTTCCTGGAGGCCATCACCGTCAGCGCAG GCGACGAGGACGAGGACGACGAGGGCCGCGAGGAGCGGCTGCCGTCGTGCTTCGACTACGTGATGCACTTCCTGACGGTGTTCTGGAAGGTTCTGTTCGCCTGCGTGCCGCCCACGGCGCTGCTGGGGGGCTGGGCGGCCTTCGGCgtctccatcctgctgctggcgctgctgaCGGCGCTCATCGGGGACCTGGCCGCGCACTTCGGCTGCACGCTGGGCCTCAAGGACTCGGTCAACGCCGTGGTGTTCGTGGCGCTGGGCACCTCCATCCCCG ACACCTTCGCCAGCCGCGTGGCCGCCCTGCAGGACCCCTGCGCCGACGCCTCCATCGGCAACGTCACCGGCTCCAACGCCGTCAACgtgttcctggggctggggctggcctgGTCGGTGGCCGCCGTGTACTGGGCGGCGCAGGGCCGGCCGTTCCGCGTGCCGCCGGGCACGCTGGCCTTCCCGGTGACGCTCTTCACCGTGCTGGCGCTGCTGGCCATCGCCGTGCTGCTGTGGCGGCGCCGCGCGCCCATCGGCGGCGAGCTGGGGGGGCCCAAGGCCGCCAAGGCGCTGACGGCCGCGCTCTTCCTGGCGCTCTGGCTGCTCTACGTGGTGTGCGCGAGTCTGGAGGCGTACTGCCACATCCAGGGGTTCTag